A genomic window from Halomonas sp. LR3S48 includes:
- a CDS encoding GNAT family N-acetyltransferase gives MIRLATTEDIPQLVDIWLRASLLAHDFIPASFWHERADDMARIYLPGAETFVLEAAGRPIGFAALNGEHLEALFIDPEVQSFGHGTHLMAHAMGQRERITLCVYSRNVRAVSFYRRLGFRVVEERREPLSGENETLMDWARRLPCHQDSLVT, from the coding sequence ATGATACGCCTCGCCACTACTGAGGATATACCGCAGCTCGTCGACATCTGGTTGCGTGCTTCTCTGCTCGCTCACGATTTCATACCCGCGAGCTTCTGGCACGAGCGTGCCGACGATATGGCAAGAATCTACCTGCCCGGGGCGGAAACCTTCGTGCTCGAGGCGGCCGGTCGACCTATCGGTTTTGCCGCGCTCAATGGCGAGCATCTGGAGGCGCTGTTCATCGATCCCGAGGTGCAGAGCTTCGGTCATGGCACTCACCTGATGGCGCATGCCATGGGGCAGCGAGAACGCATCACCCTGTGCGTCTACTCGCGCAACGTGCGTGCCGTCTCCTTCTACCGCCGGCTGGGCTTTCGCGTCGTCGAAGAGCGCCGCGAACCCCTCAGTGGCGAGAACGAAACGCTGATGGATTGGGCGCGCCGACTGCCATGTCATCAGGACAGTCTGGTAACATGA
- a CDS encoding DUF2207 domain-containing protein has product MEKVTGSSLFLVSVFVLACLVASPIAAEEVIERFETAIALKPDSSVDITETIRVNVEGEEIKRGIFRDIPTVLAGEGRSRVIQELEVLSVTRNGKRENYTVDSMRNGKRIRIGNANVMLPHGTHTYEISYRIDRAARMFQEHDELYWNATGNFWAFPILEASALVTLPVDAEIRELDVFTGARGATEKAATIERLADNVARFEMSQPLATREGMTFAVSFDKGALMAPGFVQAMRYWLADNRGVIAPIALVLIVFGYFAWAWCRVGRDPARGTIIPRFYPPEGFSPALIHFVYRKGRWDKDGWTAFSAALVSLASKGLISIREDGRKSMVLETTGEVSDSPLPSGEKVIFNYLSASGPVRTDVKHGAGIQTARTRFVSTVQDENRSVFFKCNRSFVLYGVAIAFLSFFFLVLYEVLELGMLIFILFSLIPLLIMLLVMKRIWRRSIPVRIVVGTLVAVLAYKYLNYLLGMLSFVELDFVFLSLLLTLAISFVFGVFMGAPTMHGRRVLDEIEGFKMYLETAEKERLNFLEEPDMSVSRYEAILPYAMALGVEKPWTERFENDLTRHAVRDIDRNYRPRWYQGGNFSTSDVASSMKGVTTGITAAMLAARPASSSSSGFSSSGGGSSSGGGSSGGGGGGGGGGGW; this is encoded by the coding sequence ATGGAAAAAGTGACGGGTTCCTCATTGTTTTTAGTCTCCGTCTTTGTTTTGGCCTGTTTGGTGGCTTCGCCGATAGCGGCTGAAGAAGTCATAGAGCGGTTCGAGACGGCTATTGCGCTTAAACCCGATTCATCGGTGGACATCACCGAGACGATCCGAGTCAATGTCGAGGGGGAGGAGATCAAGCGCGGTATTTTTCGCGACATCCCCACCGTGCTGGCCGGAGAGGGCAGAAGCCGCGTGATTCAGGAGCTCGAAGTGCTCTCGGTGACGCGTAATGGGAAACGGGAAAACTACACCGTCGATTCGATGCGTAATGGCAAGCGAATCCGAATCGGAAACGCCAATGTGATGCTGCCGCATGGTACGCACACCTACGAGATCAGTTACCGAATCGATCGGGCTGCGCGCATGTTCCAGGAACATGACGAACTGTACTGGAATGCGACAGGAAACTTTTGGGCGTTTCCGATTCTAGAGGCATCGGCCCTTGTCACACTGCCCGTTGACGCCGAGATCCGTGAGCTCGACGTCTTTACCGGTGCACGAGGGGCTACCGAGAAGGCGGCGACGATAGAGCGACTCGCTGATAACGTAGCACGCTTCGAAATGAGTCAACCGCTTGCGACCCGGGAGGGGATGACGTTTGCGGTGTCTTTTGACAAGGGGGCGCTGATGGCCCCCGGTTTCGTTCAGGCGATGCGCTACTGGCTGGCGGACAACCGCGGGGTGATCGCGCCGATAGCGCTGGTCCTGATCGTCTTCGGCTATTTCGCCTGGGCCTGGTGTCGGGTCGGGCGAGACCCAGCCAGGGGCACCATCATCCCGCGCTTTTATCCGCCGGAAGGATTTTCCCCGGCCTTGATTCACTTTGTTTATCGTAAGGGGCGCTGGGATAAGGATGGGTGGACAGCCTTTTCCGCAGCGCTTGTATCCTTGGCTTCCAAGGGGCTGATCAGTATTCGTGAGGATGGCAGAAAGTCAATGGTACTGGAAACGACCGGCGAGGTTTCAGACTCCCCATTGCCATCTGGTGAAAAGGTTATCTTCAACTACCTGAGTGCGAGTGGTCCAGTCCGCACCGATGTCAAACATGGAGCAGGAATTCAGACGGCTCGTACTCGTTTCGTTTCTACTGTACAGGATGAGAATAGATCGGTCTTCTTCAAGTGCAATAGAAGCTTTGTTCTCTATGGCGTGGCGATTGCTTTTTTATCGTTTTTTTTCTTGGTGCTTTATGAGGTGCTGGAGTTGGGGATGCTAATCTTCATTTTGTTTTCCTTGATTCCTCTTTTGATCATGCTGCTTGTCATGAAGCGAATATGGCGAAGGTCGATCCCGGTTCGTATTGTGGTTGGGACCCTCGTTGCCGTCTTGGCATATAAATACCTGAATTACTTGCTCGGTATGCTGAGCTTTGTTGAGCTTGATTTTGTCTTCCTCTCCCTCTTGCTGACCTTGGCGATCAGCTTCGTTTTTGGTGTCTTCATGGGAGCGCCCACCATGCATGGACGCAGGGTATTGGACGAGATCGAGGGCTTCAAGATGTACTTGGAAACCGCAGAGAAGGAGCGCTTGAATTTCCTGGAGGAGCCGGACATGAGCGTCTCACGCTATGAGGCGATTCTTCCCTACGCCATGGCGCTCGGAGTCGAGAAGCCTTGGACGGAGCGTTTCGAGAACGACCTGACGCGCCATGCAGTTCGCGATATTGACCGCAACTACCGGCCACGTTGGTACCAAGGCGGCAATTTCTCAACGAGCGATGTCGCGTCCAGCATGAAGGGAGTCACCACGGGGATAACGGCGGCCATGCTGGCGGCTCGGCCTGCTTCCTCCTCGAGTTCGGGTTTTTCGAGTAGCGGTGGTGGCTCCTCCTCTGGTGGCGGCTCCTCCGGTGGTGGGGGTGGCGGGGGCGGTGGCGGTGGTTGGTAG
- a CDS encoding LemA family protein, with translation MGWGILALVAALIVYVIYLYNSLVRYRQLSKEGWSGIDVQLKRRADLIPSLLETVKGYMSHERETLQAVTVARRIVLDAQSGSLERRGQAETLLSGALGRLLMVAEAYPDLKADSTFLEFQRALQTVENDIQFARRYYNGTVRNLNVAVESFPSNVVARGFRFGKAEYFELKNESEGIVPQLVFTK, from the coding sequence ATGGGGTGGGGAATTCTGGCGCTGGTTGCGGCGCTTATTGTTTATGTCATTTATCTCTACAACAGTCTGGTCAGGTACCGGCAACTTTCCAAGGAGGGGTGGTCCGGGATCGATGTGCAACTGAAGCGCCGGGCCGATCTCATCCCTAGTTTGCTGGAAACGGTCAAGGGTTACATGAGCCACGAGCGCGAGACGCTGCAAGCAGTGACAGTCGCCCGCAGGATAGTGCTGGATGCGCAGAGTGGCTCACTGGAGCGGCGCGGCCAGGCCGAGACCCTACTCTCGGGTGCACTGGGACGTCTGCTGATGGTGGCGGAGGCCTATCCGGACCTCAAAGCAGATTCGACTTTTCTTGAGTTTCAACGGGCGTTGCAGACGGTTGAAAACGATATCCAGTTCGCGCGGCGCTATTACAACGGCACGGTGCGCAATCTCAATGTGGCAGTGGAATCTTTTCCCTCCAATGTCGTTGCCAGGGGGTTCCGATTCGGTAAGGCCGAATATTTCGAACTCAAGAATGAAAGCGAAGGCATTGTGCCGCAGTTGGTGTTCACAAAATAA
- the miaB gene encoding tRNA (N6-isopentenyl adenosine(37)-C2)-methylthiotransferase MiaB — MAKKLFIKTHGCQMNEYDSARMADLLGESHQLELTDDEGEADVILLNTCSIREKAQEKVFHQLGRWKKLKEANPDLVIGVGGCVASQEGEALRKRAPHVDMVFGPQTLHRVPAMLDARRQNQIAMVDVTFPEIEKFDHLPKPSSDGATAFVSVMEGCSKYCTFCVVPYTRGEEVSRPFEAVMDEVIHLADQGVREINLLGQNVNAYRGENRLGDEIDLAELIACVAAVEGIDRIRFTTSHPVEFSDSLIEAYGEIPELVSHLHLPVQAGSDRILTAMKRGHTAEEYVAKMERIRALRPDISFSSDFIVGFPGETAEDFEATMDLIHRIGFDHSFSFVYSARPGTPAAALPDDTPESVKKQRLAILQERINQQAMQISRRMVGTTQRILVSGFSPKDPGQLSGRTENNRVVNFSAANPTELIGYFVDVTITEALPNSLRGELASPALH; from the coding sequence ATGGCGAAGAAACTCTTCATCAAGACCCACGGCTGCCAGATGAACGAGTACGACTCCGCCCGCATGGCGGACCTGCTCGGCGAATCGCACCAGCTCGAATTGACCGACGACGAAGGCGAAGCCGACGTCATCCTGCTCAATACCTGTTCCATTCGTGAGAAGGCGCAGGAGAAGGTCTTCCATCAGCTCGGCCGCTGGAAGAAACTCAAGGAGGCCAATCCCGACCTGGTGATCGGCGTCGGCGGCTGCGTGGCCAGCCAGGAAGGCGAGGCGCTGCGCAAGCGCGCCCCGCACGTGGACATGGTGTTCGGTCCCCAGACCCTGCACCGGGTACCGGCGATGCTCGACGCCCGCCGCCAGAACCAGATCGCCATGGTCGACGTCACCTTTCCCGAGATCGAGAAATTCGACCACCTGCCCAAGCCGAGCTCCGACGGAGCGACGGCGTTCGTCTCGGTGATGGAAGGGTGCTCGAAGTACTGCACATTCTGCGTGGTGCCCTACACCCGCGGGGAAGAGGTTTCGCGTCCCTTCGAGGCGGTGATGGATGAGGTGATCCATCTGGCCGATCAGGGTGTCCGCGAGATCAACCTGCTGGGCCAGAACGTCAACGCCTACCGCGGCGAGAACCGGCTCGGCGACGAGATCGACCTGGCCGAGCTGATCGCCTGCGTGGCGGCTGTGGAGGGCATCGACCGCATCCGCTTCACCACCTCGCATCCGGTGGAGTTCAGCGACAGCCTGATCGAGGCTTACGGTGAGATTCCGGAGCTGGTCAGCCATCTGCACCTCCCGGTGCAGGCCGGTTCCGACCGCATTCTCACCGCCATGAAGCGCGGCCATACCGCCGAAGAGTATGTCGCCAAGATGGAGCGGATCCGCGCCCTGCGCCCGGACATCAGTTTCTCTTCCGACTTCATCGTCGGCTTCCCCGGCGAAACCGCGGAAGACTTCGAGGCGACCATGGACCTAATCCATCGCATCGGCTTCGATCACTCCTTCAGCTTCGTCTATTCGGCTCGGCCCGGCACACCGGCCGCGGCGCTGCCCGACGATACTCCCGAGAGCGTCAAGAAACAGCGCCTGGCGATCCTGCAGGAGCGTATCAATCAGCAGGCGATGCAGATCAGCCGGCGCATGGTGGGCACCACTCAGCGCATCCTGGTCAGCGGCTTCTCGCCCAAGGATCCGGGGCAGCTGTCGGGGCGCACCGAGAACAACCGTGTGGTGAATTTCAGCGCCGCCAACCCCACCGAGCTGATCGGCTATTTCGTCGACGTGACGATCACCGAGGCGCTACCCAACTCACTTCGCGGCGAACTGGCTTCTCCGGCGCTACACTGA
- a CDS encoding GIY-YIG nuclease family protein: MLETPQGTLYTGITTDVARRVAQHESGRGAKALRGRGPLALVHQELVGSHGDALRLEAEVKRLPAARKRSWFLARQGLEETSCIPS, from the coding sequence ATGCTTGAAACGCCTCAAGGGACGCTCTATACCGGCATCACCACCGACGTGGCCAGGCGCGTGGCGCAGCATGAATCGGGGCGGGGCGCGAAGGCGCTGCGGGGGCGTGGTCCGCTCGCGCTGGTACATCAGGAACTGGTGGGCAGCCACGGCGATGCGCTGCGGCTCGAGGCCGAGGTCAAGCGTCTTCCAGCCGCGCGCAAGCGAAGCTGGTTCCTGGCTCGTCAGGGCCTCGAGGAAACGTCATGCATCCCATCCTGA
- a CDS encoding phosphoglycolate phosphatase, with product MHPILNDIRLVSFDLDGTLVDSVPDLAVAVDASLSELDLPTAGEARVRDWVGNGSLKLIERALTFALGGLPGGELLARAHEAFLEHYGRDPGSRTCLYPGARECLDALRAKGLTLVLVTNKPFAFIRPILAQFGLEEHFALCLGGDSLPQKKPDPAPLLHVAAQFGQPPSACLMVGDSRHDVAAGRAAGFRTLAVPYGYNHGEPIRDSRPNALVDSLAELV from the coding sequence ATGCATCCCATCCTGAACGACATACGCCTGGTCAGCTTCGACCTGGATGGCACCTTGGTCGACTCCGTGCCCGACCTGGCAGTGGCAGTGGATGCCAGCCTGAGCGAGCTCGATCTGCCAACGGCAGGCGAGGCGAGAGTGCGCGACTGGGTGGGCAACGGCTCGCTCAAGCTAATTGAGCGGGCATTGACCTTCGCCTTGGGCGGGCTGCCCGGAGGAGAACTCCTGGCTCGCGCCCATGAGGCCTTTCTCGAGCACTACGGGCGCGACCCGGGTTCGCGTACTTGCCTTTACCCTGGGGCGCGCGAGTGCCTGGACGCACTGCGAGCCAAGGGGCTGACGCTAGTACTCGTGACCAACAAGCCGTTCGCGTTCATTCGGCCGATCCTGGCCCAGTTCGGTCTCGAGGAGCATTTCGCGCTCTGCCTGGGGGGCGACAGCCTGCCGCAGAAGAAGCCCGACCCGGCGCCGCTGCTGCATGTAGCGGCGCAATTCGGCCAGCCCCCTTCGGCCTGCCTGATGGTCGGCGATTCGCGCCACGACGTGGCCGCCGGTCGGGCCGCCGGGTTCCGCACCCTGGCGGTTCCCTACGGCTACAACCATGGCGAGCCGATCCGCGACAGCCGGCCGAATGCGCTGGTTGATTCACTGGCGGAGCTCGTTTAG
- the rpe gene encoding ribulose-phosphate 3-epimerase yields MSDANRDFLIAPSILSADFARLGEEVDHVLASGADIVHFDVMDNHYVPNLTIGPMVCEALRKHGVTAPIDAHLMVKPVDRLIGDFIDAGASYITFHPEASEHVDRSLQLIRDGGCKAGLVFNPATPLSYLDYVMDKVDMILLMSVNPGFGGQAFIPGTLDKLREARRRIDASGLDIRLEIDGGVKVDNIAEIARAGADTFVAGSAVFKAGCDSDPNRYDSVIRTFREQLTLV; encoded by the coding sequence ATGAGCGACGCGAACCGCGACTTCCTGATTGCCCCCTCCATCCTCTCGGCCGACTTCGCGCGCCTGGGCGAGGAAGTGGACCACGTGCTGGCTTCCGGCGCCGACATCGTCCACTTCGACGTGATGGACAACCACTACGTCCCCAACCTGACCATCGGCCCCATGGTCTGCGAGGCGCTGCGCAAACACGGTGTCACCGCCCCCATCGATGCCCACCTGATGGTCAAGCCGGTGGACCGGTTGATCGGCGACTTCATCGATGCCGGTGCCAGTTACATCACTTTCCATCCGGAGGCCTCCGAACACGTCGATCGTTCACTGCAGTTGATCCGTGACGGTGGCTGCAAGGCCGGGCTGGTATTCAACCCCGCCACGCCGCTCTCCTACCTCGACTACGTCATGGACAAGGTCGACATGATCCTGCTGATGAGCGTCAACCCCGGCTTCGGTGGCCAGGCTTTCATTCCAGGCACGCTCGACAAGCTGCGTGAGGCGCGGCGTCGCATCGATGCGTCGGGCCTGGATATCCGTCTCGAGATCGATGGCGGTGTGAAGGTCGACAACATCGCCGAGATCGCACGCGCCGGGGCCGATACCTTCGTGGCCGGCTCGGCGGTGTTCAAGGCCGGCTGCGACAGCGACCCGAATCGCTACGACAGCGTCATCCGCACTTTCCGCGAGCAACTGACCCTGGTGTAG
- a CDS encoding YajG family lipoprotein, with amino-acid sequence MNRRHALRAAAALLATALLAGCASPHYLQLNPQRSVSVPQVGNGQAVTVAAVDARDDDVIGTRSGSAMSTAVITVSAHELVPNLQREAERAVRDMGFTPTDQPGNGRPGLTVTLQHLGYERGDSRPVIDEARLEAVLEVKVTNQGTTYTGTYTSRRSQSYALRPGRDANRRMLNDLIADALDRAFSDPELAQLLAR; translated from the coding sequence ATGAACCGACGTCATGCCCTGCGTGCCGCAGCCGCCCTACTGGCGACTGCCCTGCTGGCCGGCTGTGCCAGCCCTCACTACCTGCAGCTGAACCCTCAGCGCAGCGTCTCGGTGCCGCAGGTCGGTAACGGGCAAGCCGTGACGGTGGCCGCCGTGGACGCACGCGACGATGACGTGATCGGCACCCGCAGCGGCAGCGCCATGTCCACTGCCGTGATCACCGTCAGCGCCCATGAGCTGGTGCCAAACCTGCAGCGCGAAGCCGAGCGTGCCGTACGCGACATGGGCTTCACCCCGACCGACCAGCCCGGCAACGGCCGACCCGGCCTGACGGTGACGCTGCAGCATCTCGGCTATGAGCGTGGCGACAGCCGGCCGGTCATCGACGAGGCCCGCCTGGAGGCCGTGCTCGAGGTCAAGGTGACCAACCAGGGCACCACCTATACCGGCACCTACACCTCGCGCCGCTCGCAGAGCTATGCCTTGCGCCCGGGGCGCGACGCCAACCGGCGCATGCTCAACGACCTGATTGCCGATGCCTTGGATCGCGCCTTCAGCGACCCTGAACTGGCCCAACTGCTGGCGCGCTGA
- the trpE gene encoding anthranilate synthase component I — MTSERFRALAEAGYNRIPVTREVLADLDTPLSTYLKLADEPWTFLLESVQGGEKWGRYSIIGLPSHERIEVHGFSVSHFQQGERLERVEVADPLEWIEQFHGRFRVPKLDDQPRFDGGLVGYFGYDTIRYIEPRLRGVEKPDPLGVPDILLMVCDDLVVFDNLSGRLTLWTHADPAVEDAYATAMARLEGLERRLRTAVVNAASPGTGRSAVEEGHFTSGFTEAGFKAAVDKIKEYVLAGDVMQCVPSQRMSIPYQAPPLDLYRALRSLNPSPYMFFFNLGDHHVVGSSPEILTRLEGGEVTVRPIAGTRVRGRSEEEDRALEADLLADPKEIAEHLMLIDLGRNDVGRICETGSVQVTDQMAVERYSHVMHIVSNVTGRLKPGLSAMDVLRATFPAGTLSGAPKIRAMEIIDELEPVKRGVYSGAVGYLSWHGNMDTAIAIRTAVIKDGTLHVQAGAGVVADSVPELEWQETLNKGRAIFRAVAMAERGLDNL; from the coding sequence ATGACGTCCGAACGTTTCCGTGCCCTGGCCGAGGCCGGCTATAACCGCATTCCTGTCACCCGCGAGGTGCTGGCCGATCTCGACACGCCACTGTCGACCTATCTCAAACTGGCCGACGAGCCTTGGACCTTCCTGCTCGAGTCGGTGCAGGGGGGGGAGAAGTGGGGGCGCTACTCGATCATCGGCTTGCCGAGCCACGAACGGATAGAGGTGCATGGCTTCAGCGTCAGTCACTTCCAGCAGGGCGAACGCCTGGAGCGAGTCGAGGTGGCAGACCCTCTCGAATGGATCGAGCAGTTCCATGGACGCTTTCGCGTGCCCAAGCTCGACGACCAACCGCGCTTCGATGGTGGCCTGGTCGGCTACTTCGGTTATGACACCATCCGCTACATCGAACCGCGCCTGCGGGGCGTCGAGAAGCCCGATCCGCTGGGGGTGCCGGATATCCTGCTGATGGTCTGCGACGACCTGGTGGTGTTCGACAACCTGTCGGGTCGCCTGACGCTGTGGACCCATGCCGACCCGGCCGTCGAGGATGCCTATGCCACGGCCATGGCGCGCCTGGAAGGGTTGGAGCGGCGTCTGCGCACGGCCGTCGTCAATGCCGCCAGCCCAGGCACTGGGCGCAGTGCGGTGGAAGAGGGGCACTTCACCTCGGGCTTCACCGAAGCCGGGTTCAAGGCGGCGGTGGACAAGATCAAGGAGTACGTACTGGCCGGCGACGTGATGCAGTGTGTGCCCTCGCAGCGGATGTCGATTCCTTACCAGGCGCCGCCGCTCGACCTCTATCGCGCGCTGCGCAGCCTCAATCCGTCGCCCTACATGTTCTTCTTCAATTTGGGCGATCACCACGTGGTGGGTTCGTCTCCCGAGATCCTCACGCGGCTCGAGGGTGGCGAGGTCACTGTTCGGCCCATCGCCGGCACACGTGTGCGTGGTCGCAGCGAGGAGGAGGATCGTGCGCTCGAAGCTGATCTACTGGCCGATCCCAAGGAGATCGCCGAACACCTCATGTTGATCGATCTGGGACGCAATGACGTGGGGCGTATCTGTGAGACGGGCTCGGTGCAGGTCACCGATCAGATGGCCGTGGAACGATACTCCCACGTGATGCATATCGTCTCGAACGTCACCGGGAGGCTGAAACCGGGGCTTTCCGCCATGGATGTGCTGCGCGCCACCTTCCCGGCTGGCACCTTGTCGGGGGCGCCCAAGATCCGCGCGATGGAAATCATCGACGAGCTGGAGCCGGTCAAGCGTGGCGTCTATTCAGGCGCGGTGGGTTACCTGTCGTGGCACGGCAACATGGATACCGCGATTGCCATCCGCACCGCGGTGATCAAGGACGGTACGTTGCACGTGCAGGCCGGAGCCGGCGTGGTCGCCGATTCCGTGCCCGAGCTGGAGTGGCAGGAGACGCTCAACAAGGGACGGGCCATCTTCCGCGCCGTGGCCATGGCCGAGAGGGGATTGGACAACCTCTAG
- a CDS encoding TIGR04211 family SH3 domain-containing protein has protein sequence MKQRFEFLLAGVALGLMVSPLHAQQSDDATHWVSDELTTYVRSGPTDGYRIVGTLTAGESVTLLETSGDYSRVESSEGERVWILSSELQDAPSASEQLPRLEEQVAQLESELDGINETWEGRVSAMTETLEARERRIAELETRNQQLDSEADSSRQTIRQLQARLDTQEEDLLMRYFMYGGGVAGAGLLIGLIVPHLPRRRRKRDRWF, from the coding sequence ATGAAGCAACGATTCGAGTTTCTGCTTGCAGGCGTGGCGCTGGGCCTCATGGTCTCGCCGCTGCACGCCCAGCAGTCTGATGACGCTACCCACTGGGTTTCCGATGAACTGACGACATACGTGCGCAGCGGGCCGACCGATGGCTACCGTATCGTCGGCACCCTGACGGCAGGTGAGTCGGTTACCTTGCTCGAGACCAGCGGCGATTACAGCCGGGTCGAGAGCAGCGAAGGCGAGCGGGTCTGGATCTTGAGCAGCGAGTTGCAAGACGCACCGAGTGCGAGTGAGCAATTGCCGCGCCTGGAGGAGCAGGTCGCACAGCTCGAGTCCGAGCTCGACGGCATCAACGAGACCTGGGAGGGTCGGGTCTCGGCCATGACCGAGACACTCGAGGCGCGTGAGCGGCGAATTGCCGAACTGGAAACGCGAAACCAGCAGCTCGATAGCGAGGCCGACAGCTCACGCCAGACCATTCGCCAGCTGCAGGCACGCCTGGATACTCAAGAAGAAGATCTGTTGATGCGCTACTTCATGTACGGCGGTGGCGTGGCTGGCGCCGGCCTGCTGATCGGTTTGATCGTACCGCACCTGCCGCGCAGGCGGCGCAAGCGCGACCGCTGGTTCTAG
- a CDS encoding DUF1820 family protein, whose product MAAKPIYRVVFHQQGEIWELYAREIYQSELWGFIEVEEFVFEDGSKLVVDPSADRLRHTFDGVKRSYLPLNAIVRIDEVEREGPARAIKSEGRVAEFPRGPMPPPRREP is encoded by the coding sequence ATGGCGGCCAAACCGATCTACCGGGTGGTATTTCACCAACAGGGTGAAATCTGGGAGCTCTACGCCAGGGAGATCTACCAGAGCGAACTTTGGGGCTTCATCGAGGTCGAGGAATTCGTCTTCGAGGATGGCTCGAAGCTGGTAGTGGACCCCTCGGCCGACCGCCTGCGACACACCTTCGACGGTGTCAAGCGCAGCTATCTGCCGTTGAACGCCATCGTGCGCATCGACGAGGTGGAACGTGAGGGGCCGGCAAGGGCAATCAAGAGCGAAGGGCGCGTGGCCGAATTTCCGCGTGGCCCGATGCCGCCTCCGCGGCGCGAGCCCTGA
- a CDS encoding thiopurine S-methyltransferase, with product MAREWLDRWREGRIGFHRSGTHPALVRHWPLLGVRPGTKVLVPLCGKSLDMRWLARHDHPVLGIELAEEAIEQFVAEGAGDVSRYQQGAFAVCRQGNVELWCGDFFHFHIDQAAEIGAFYDRAALIALPSATRQRYAFHLAQLILPGARGLLVSLSRAAGDEAAGPPYHVPAEEVRELFEPNFLVTHLGDGEPEAESGFRESVWALVRRGPMK from the coding sequence ATGGCGCGTGAATGGCTCGATCGCTGGCGCGAGGGGCGTATCGGCTTCCATCGCTCCGGCACTCATCCGGCACTGGTACGCCACTGGCCACTGCTCGGCGTACGTCCCGGCACCAAGGTGCTGGTCCCGCTATGCGGCAAGAGCCTCGACATGCGCTGGCTGGCCCGGCATGACCATCCGGTGCTGGGCATAGAGCTTGCCGAGGAGGCCATCGAGCAATTCGTCGCCGAAGGGGCGGGGGATGTTTCGCGCTATCAGCAGGGGGCGTTCGCGGTGTGCCGTCAGGGCAACGTCGAGCTCTGGTGCGGGGATTTCTTCCACTTCCATATCGATCAGGCCGCAGAGATCGGCGCCTTCTATGATCGCGCCGCGCTGATTGCCCTGCCGAGTGCCACTCGCCAGCGCTACGCCTTTCATCTAGCGCAACTGATCCTTCCCGGCGCGCGAGGGCTGTTGGTCTCGCTGTCGCGTGCGGCTGGAGATGAAGCGGCCGGGCCGCCCTACCACGTGCCGGCCGAGGAGGTTCGCGAGCTGTTCGAACCCAACTTCCTGGTGACACACCTGGGTGATGGTGAGCCGGAAGCGGAAAGCGGTTTTCGCGAAAGCGTCTGGGCATTGGTCCGGCGTGGGCCGATGAAGTGA